Proteins from one Hyperolius riggenbachi isolate aHypRig1 chromosome 2, aHypRig1.pri, whole genome shotgun sequence genomic window:
- the LOC137545251 gene encoding putative per-hexamer repeat protein 5: MVISVRESGTGDQCVGTSGTGDQCVGISGTGDQCVGISGTGDQCVGISGTGDQCVGISGTGDQCVGISGTGDQCVGISGTGDQCVGISGTGDQCVGISGTGDQCVGISGTGDQCVGLSGTGDQCVGTSGTGDQCVGTSGTGDQCVGTSGTGDQCVGTSGTGDQCVGTSGTVELVIRVRESGTGDQCVGTSGTGDQCAGISGTGDQCVGISGTGDQCVGISGTGDQCVGISGTGDQCVGISGTGDQCVGISGTGDQCVGISGTGDQCVGISGTGDQCVGISGTGDQCVGISGTGDQCVGISGTGDQCVGISGTGDQCVGISGTGDQCVGISGTGDQCVGISGTGDQCVGISGTGDQCVGISGTGDQCVGISGTGDQCVGISGTGDQCVGISGTGDQCVGISGTGDQCVGISGTGDQCVGISGTGDQCVGISGTGDQCVGISGTGDQCVGISGTGDQCVGISGTGDQCVGISGTGDQCVGISGTGDQCARISGTGD, translated from the exons ATGGTGATCAGTGTGCGGGAGAGTGGAACTGGTGATCAGTGTGTGGGAACAAGTGGAACTGGTGATCAGTGTGTGGGAATAAGTGGAACTGGTGATCAGTGTGTGGGAATAAGTGGAACTGGTGATCAGTGTGTGGGAATAAGTGGAACTGGTGATCAGTGTGTGGGAATAAGTGGAACTGGTGATCAGTGTGTGGGAATAAGTGGAACTGGTGATCAGTGTGTGGGAATAAGTGGAACTGGTGATCAGTGTGTGGGAATAAGTGGAACTGGTGATCAGTGTGTGGGAATAAGTGGAACTGGTGATCAGTGTGTGGGAATAAGTGGAACTGGTGATCAGTGTGTGGGATTAAGTGGAACTGGTGATCAGTGTGTGGGAACAAGTGGAACTGGTGATCAGTGTGTGGGAACAAGTGGAACTGGTGATCAGTGTGTGGGAACAAGTGGAACTGGTGATCAGTGTGTGGGAACAAGTGGAACTGGTGATCAGTGTGTGGGAACAAGTGGAACTG TGGAACTGGTGATCCGTGTGCGGGAGAGTGGAACTGGTGATCAGTGTGTGGGAACAAGTGGAACTGGTGATCAGTGTGCGGGAATAAGTGGAACTGGTGATCAGTGTGTGGGAATAAGTGGAACTGGTGATCAGTGTGTGGGAATAAGTGGAACTGGTGATCAGTGTGTGGGAATAAGTGGAACTGGTGATCAGTGTGTGGGAATAAGTGGAACTGGTGATCAGTGTGTGGGAATAAGTGGAACTGGTGATCAGTGTGTGGGAATAAGTGGAACTGGTGATCAGTGTGTGGGAATAAGTGGAACTGGTGATCAGTGTGTGGGAATAAGTGGAACTGGTGATCAGTGTGTGGGAATAAGTGGAACTGGTGATCAGTGTGTGGGAATAAGTGGAACTGGTGATCAGTGTGTGGGAATAAGTGGAACTGGTGATCAGTGTGTGGGAATAAGTGGAACTGGTGATCAGTGTGTGGGAATAAGTGGAACTGGTGATCAGTGTGTGGGAATAAGTGGAACTGGTGATCAGTGTGTGGGAATAAGTGGAACTGGTGATCAGTGTGTGGGAATAAGTGGAACTGGTGATCAGTGTGTGGGAATAAGTGGAACTGGTGATCAGTGTGTGGGAATAAGTGGAACTGGTGATCAGTGTGTGGGAATAAGTGGAACTGGTGATCAGTGTGTGGGAATAAGTGGAACTGGTGATCAGTGTGTGGGAATAAGTGGAACTGGTGATCAGTGTGTGGGAATAAGTGGAACTGGTGATCAGTGTGTGGGAATAAGTGGAACTGGTGATCAGTGTGTGGGAATAAGTGGAACTGGTGATCAGTGTGTGGGAATAAGTGGAACTGGTGATCAGTGTGTGGGAATAAGTGGAACTGGTGATCAGTGTGTGGGAATAAGTGGAACTGGTGATCAGTGTGTGGGAATAAGTGGAACTGGTGATCAGTGTGCGAGAATAAGTGGAACTGGTGATTAG